Part of the Paludisphaera borealis genome, TGATCATGATGTTCGAGGGCTTGATGTCGCGATGGATCAGCCCGGCCCGGTGGGCCGCTCCCAGCCCGCTGAGGACCTTCAGGAACAACCGCGCCGCGGTCGCGACCCGGAGCGGGCCGTACTGCTCGCTCTTGACCATGTCGAACAGGCTCATGCCCGGAATGTATTCGAGGACCATGAAGTAGACGTCGCCGTCGTTGCCCACCGACAGCGTCCGCGCCACGTTCGGGTGGTTGCAGCGCATCGACAGCTCCATCTCGCGACGGAACCGATGGAGGCTGTTGGCCTCCTCCTGCGCCCGCTTGGGAGGCAGCACCTTGATGGCGACCTTCTGGTCGTCGCCCTCGTGGGCGGCGAGGTAGACCTTGCCCATCCCCCCCTCGCCGAGCGGCCGGAGGATGCGATATCCCCCCAGGAAGAATCCGCGCGTCGCCCCCGCCAGCAGCTTGCGCGCCTGGTACTGGGTGAGTAATCCCTGCTGAACGAGCTGGCGGGCGACCCGGGGGGCGAGATCGGAGTCGGAGGGCGAGGTCGGAACGGTCCGCGCGCGGAACGGGTTCAGGTCTTCACGCGAGACCAACCCCGATCGATCGACGCACGCGAGGAAGTCGTCCAGCCCGATCATCACCGGCCCTTGGAGAAACGTCCGAGGAAGCGGCGCGAGCCGAGACGGCGCGGGCTGCTTCAGCGGATCGGAACGAATACATGGGACGGTCGCGACGGCCGAACGCCTCACCTGGACCGGACGACCGGCGATGTTCACTGTACGCTCAGGATTTCCCCGCGGGGAGTCCGTCGGACACCACGTGAACGATCAGGCAGGTGATATTGTCCTTGGAATCGTTGTCGAGGGCCAGATTCTTGAGCTGGACAGCCGCCTGGTGCGGGTCGTCGACGGAGCCGAGGATCTTGGCGATGTCGTCGTCCGTCACCACGCCAGTCAAGCCGTCGCTGGCCATCAGGAAACGATCGCCCACATGGACGTCCATGACCCGGAAGTCCTCCGGCCCGCTCCGCGCGTCCTTGCTGCCGAGATAGAGGTAGAGGACGTTCTTGAACTTGTGGGTCGGCAGTTCTTCGCGGGTGATGGTGCCGGCTTCGACCAGGGCGTCGGCCAGCGAGTGGTCCTTGGTGAGCTGTTCGAGCCGGCCTTCGCGGAGCCGGTACGCCCGCGAGTCGCCGATGCCGGCGACGTAGACCTTGTCGGGGCGGAACTGGGCGAGAACCACCGTGGTCCCCATGTTCGAGAACTCGGTGATCGTGCCCGAACTGCCGAGGATCTCCTGGTTGACCTCGGCGACCGCTTCGCGAATCGCCTCCTGGACGCGCCGGGGCTCGCTCTGATCGGGGGGGAGCCGCTTGGCCAGCTCGCGCGGAATCAATTCCACGGCCATCAAGCTGGCTTGCTCGCCGGCCTGCTGCCCCCCCATGCCGTCG contains:
- a CDS encoding PP2C family protein-serine/threonine phosphatase, with product MSVLSRLSRWWKGLTATAGPRHDPEATDEFATLSSLTLLPGRLRLRVGVVSVRGNYREHNEDNFYVPGKRSVRHDSFGDIGGGGFGEGEGGAMTLDPSNLFIVADGMGGQQAGEQASLMAVELIPRELAKRLPPDQSEPRRVQEAIREAVAEVNQEILGSSGTITEFSNMGTTVVLAQFRPDKVYVAGIGDSRAYRLREGRLEQLTKDHSLADALVEAGTITREELPTHKFKNVLYLYLGSKDARSGPEDFRVMDVHVGDRFLMASDGLTGVVTDDDIAKILGSVDDPHQAAVQLKNLALDNDSKDNITCLIVHVVSDGLPAGKS